In Macadamia integrifolia cultivar HAES 741 chromosome 12, SCU_Mint_v3, whole genome shotgun sequence, the following are encoded in one genomic region:
- the LOC122057643 gene encoding uncharacterized protein LOC122057643 isoform X1, with the protein MGNIVHCMEVVKQKIEEENPKSFKAFLKIINRRWKNNLVQDLHRAAYYLNPDLHYKNNLRFRKDLMESLKDVINKLAPNINSAKDAVEEVKYFREATQRFADHLAIRARGTQRLSNLGLISYPYISNLF; encoded by the exons ATGGGAAATATAGTGCATTGTATGGAAGTtgtcaaacaaaagatagaagaggagaacccaaagtcatttaaggcatttttgaagattataaatcgtcgatggaaaaataatttggttcaagaccttcatcgggcag CCTATTATTTGAATCCGGACCTGCACTACAAGaacaatttaaggtttaggaaagatttgatggaatctttgaagGATGTTATCAACAAGTTAGCTCCTAATATTAATTCGGCCAAAGATGCAGTTGAAGAG GTGAAGTACTTCCGAGAGGCCACTCAAAGGTTTGCTGATCATTTAGCTATCCGTGCTAGAGGAACACAACGCCTTAGTAATTTAGGCTTAATCAGTTATCCttatatttcaaatttattttaa